In the genome of Aequorivita sp. H23M31, the window AAGTCTGAGTCCCGTTGATAGTTATTCAAGTATGCCAAGTCCGGCAAAATGGTGGGCGAGTTTCTTAATGCTAATCGGAAGATTGGAGCTGTTCACCGTGCTTATTTTGCTGACTCCTTTTTTCTGGAGGAATAGATAAAATTAAAATTACAGGGTACATATTCTTAAAACACCAACGAAAGTTTGTTAATTAATCGCATTCGGGAAACAAGTCGCTTTTTTAAGTTGGATATTTCCGATTATAAAAAAACCCAAAGCACTGTATGCTTTGGGTTTTCAAATAAAAGGATTAGTTGAAATTATTTTACAATAATCCGTTTTATCCTCCCATCCTTCGTATTTCCTATGCGGATAAGATAAACACCTTTTGAAACGTAACTCAAGTCTAGTTTATAGTTATAACCATTCCCCTCGTTTTTAAGTTTTTTCATAAGTAGATTTTGTCCGAGAACATTATAAACGGAAAGATTCAAATCTTCAGTAAAGCCGGTTGTATTTAAAGTGATCTCAAAAATGTTGTTGTCAAGAGAAAGAACCGTGAGTGCATTTTCACCAAATATGTTTTCATTTATTCCAATAGTTCCAATTTGTGCGGTATAATCCTCAGTTTCGCCATAGGTTGTGGTTTGGCAGGCATTATCTGGAACAGGTCCACCCCAATTTGTTTTTGCGCGCATTATATGTTGTCCGAGGGGTGCATCTTCAGGAATTACAAAATCGGTTGTTATAGTAAATGAACCACCTTGTTGTCCTGATGCAATTACGATATTATCTATTACCAATTCGTCGTTTGTAAATACGAAATCATCGTTAAAATCAATCCAAACCCTAACATACTGATTTCCATATCCCGTTCTTAATGTCAGCTCATTTGTAGAACCAGGCTCCATTCCCGCAACTAGGTCAGTGAAATCTCCATAACCTTCACACTCGGATGGATTGTTGATATCCGTAAGTCGAAATAGGGTGAGTCCATCACCATAGGAGCAATCTCCGGAAGGTTGACAGGTAAACTTTTTAATTATTACCGTAGTGGCATCATTTGAGGTATCACTATCTCCAGGCAGGGAGGTATAAGCGCTTAAATTATAGTTTCCTATGGCCGAAAAATCTCCGGTCTGTGAAAAAGTATGCTGCATTTCTGAATTTCCAGCTAATGGCCCGATTATTACTTCGGTTATGATGCTTCCATCCAAATTGTAAGAAACATCAAAATTTGACTGTGCTTCTCCTCCAAAATTTTTAATCGTGATTTTGATGACTTCGGAATTTGTTAGATTCGACCCAGAAACCGGGGCAGTAATCGCGGTTACTCCAATATCATTTGGAGGTAAATACGTGACGGATTTTGTTTTGGAATTGTTTCCAGGGTCTTCATCTCCAGCCATATTAGTAGCAGCCGTAATGGAATAAGTTTGACCTACGTTCCCTAAATTGGCAGTGCTCGTAAATGTATATTGTGCTGTGGTTGCCGAAGCAATAGTTCCCGTAAAAATTTCAGAAATAACAGGTTGGTTGTCCACTTTAAAAGTTATAGGAAAATTGGAAGCACTGTTTTGTCCATAATTAAAAATGGTAACGGTCACAGTTTCAGAATTTGAAAGCGTTCCTGAAACAGGGGCATCGATGCTTACCACCCCGAGATCGTTATTGAAGTTGGGAGCAATCTGGAACACCCCAACAATATTCTTTCTTCCGTTGCTCATCAATTCATTATTATACCAAAATTCCTTATCGTTTGAAGGGTCTATGTCTATTTTGCTATAATCTCCATATCGATTTCCAGGAATGTTTGCATCCCCGGCAGCTATCAATTCTTCGGCAATAGTCATCGTGTTTAGAGGGTCATTTGCAAAGCGTCCGGTATAATAAGAGCTTAATCTTTTTGAGGTAGGGTTTGGAGTGGAAGGGCCGGCCATTGAGGTATATCCCATACCTATATTTCCTTGTCCATCCATCATCATACTTGCATGCCAAGCGTGTTTTCCCTCGGGGGCAGTATAGGTTCCTTCTTGATAAATAGACCAAGGTTGCCCGTCGCCCGCTTGCCTTAACTCATACCATCGAACCCCCGCGAGCTTCCCTGCCGAGGCATCTGTATCAACAACAAAATTGAATACTGCCGAGTTGTGATCACTAAATTTTCTAAATTGTGCTTGATTCATGATAGTTGCCTGGAGAGCATCCACCATAGGTCCATTAGGTTGTGAAAGATTAGCAAAACTTCCACCATCAAATACTGAAATAAATGGGGTGGTAGTTAACTCAACAGGAGCAGAAATGGTAGAATTTGATGGAGTTGCCCAATTAACATCAATAGTCCAAATTTTGATGTGATCTTCTGAAACTCCAGACCACGCATCATCTTGAAGATATATTATTGGCATTCCGCCCGAAGCAGGTAAAACATTATTACTTACATTAAGGGCCTGTGGACTGTAGAAACCACTTGTAGCAATACCAGGTAAGGGAAAACCAACAACTTTGGCTGTGGCATCGCCATTGAGCATTTTAGCTCTTTCCATTGCGTAAACTTTATTTGTGGAAGAAGTGTTGTCCGTTAAATAATAACCATCA includes:
- a CDS encoding GEVED domain-containing protein codes for the protein MNSKLILFLLFFLLLFQAWGQENSKATYVGTIGSVVHVPSIASQTNLAPARVKERVMQDGRASKNLIVPGKDPQVENDYFVRNPNKMERALSGRAPNFVFEAAASNSQPTDPSIGVGPNHAVVVFNTGFRIFDKNGNPLTGQLSPNPTIFPNGGCCDLTISYDNAADRFVMTFLGAGAQIAVSDGPDPLNDGWYVYTIPQINDYQKLSVWSDGYYLTDNTSSTNKVYAMERAKMLNGDATAKVVGFPLPGIATSGFYSPQALNVSNNVLPASGGMPIIYLQDDAWSGVSEDHIKIWTIDVNWATPSNSTISAPVELTTTPFISVFDGGSFANLSQPNGPMVDALQATIMNQAQFRKFSDHNSAVFNFVVDTDASAGKLAGVRWYELRQAGDGQPWSIYQEGTYTAPEGKHAWHASMMMDGQGNIGMGYTSMAGPSTPNPTSKRLSSYYTGRFANDPLNTMTIAEELIAAGDANIPGNRYGDYSKIDIDPSNDKEFWYNNELMSNGRKNIVGVFQIAPNFNNDLGVVSIDAPVSGTLSNSETVTVTIFNYGQNSASNFPITFKVDNQPVISEIFTGTIASATTAQYTFTSTANLGNVGQTYSITAATNMAGDEDPGNNSKTKSVTYLPPNDIGVTAITAPVSGSNLTNSEVIKITIKNFGGEAQSNFDVSYNLDGSIITEVIIGPLAGNSEMQHTFSQTGDFSAIGNYNLSAYTSLPGDSDTSNDATTVIIKKFTCQPSGDCSYGDGLTLFRLTDINNPSECEGYGDFTDLVAGMEPGSTNELTLRTGYGNQYVRVWIDFNDDFVFTNDELVIDNIVIASGQQGGSFTITTDFVIPEDAPLGQHIMRAKTNWGGPVPDNACQTTTYGETEDYTAQIGTIGINENIFGENALTVLSLDNNIFEITLNTTGFTEDLNLSVYNVLGQNLLMKKLKNEGNGYNYKLDLSYVSKGVYLIRIGNTKDGRIKRIIVK